The following are from one region of the Fastidiosipila sp. genome:
- a CDS encoding ABC transporter permease, producing the protein MRKFVIQALKRPFTAVFCAILVGLLVGAVTLLLGGFDPGRGYSLLITGITSSTRRMAQVLVNAVPIVMTGLAVSFAVRTGMFNIGADGQFIMGQITGAILGYYVPMPAIIHPIFIMLCAFVIGGLYAGFAAYLKNRFGIHEVISSIMLNWIAYYFMNFIVNMKSVKVPGTQHSPEIFDTAKITFFSREFRTTAEGEALIAKHPWMESLVRTDAGYAILVMIAVTLLLWIILKYTRLGFELRAVGYNYYAAEFAAMPVKRNALLSMFISGGTAALGGAMLVMSTSYFITMLGATEGYGWDGISVALIAGNHPIGCIFAALLYSALKLGGTEIQSRLGAPTEIINIMIGALVLSIAFAPALPRLAERLERKE; encoded by the coding sequence ATGAGAAAGTTTGTCATCCAGGCTCTGAAAAGGCCTTTCACAGCCGTCTTCTGCGCCATTCTTGTCGGCCTTCTGGTCGGAGCGGTTACCCTTTTGCTCGGCGGCTTCGACCCGGGGCGGGGATACAGCCTCCTGATTACGGGGATTACCTCGAGCACCCGCCGCATGGCACAGGTCCTCGTCAATGCCGTCCCCATCGTCATGACGGGCCTTGCCGTTTCTTTTGCAGTCCGAACGGGCATGTTCAATATCGGAGCAGACGGCCAATTTATCATGGGGCAGATCACCGGCGCTATTCTTGGCTATTACGTCCCCATGCCGGCCATCATCCATCCGATCTTCATCATGCTCTGCGCTTTTGTGATCGGCGGGCTCTACGCCGGTTTTGCGGCTTATCTTAAAAACCGCTTCGGTATTCATGAAGTCATTTCATCGATCATGCTGAACTGGATTGCCTACTATTTCATGAATTTCATCGTCAACATGAAAAGTGTCAAAGTTCCCGGAACACAGCACTCCCCCGAAATTTTTGATACAGCGAAAATTACTTTTTTCAGCCGGGAGTTCCGGACAACGGCTGAAGGCGAGGCTCTCATCGCCAAACACCCCTGGATGGAAAGCCTGGTGCGAACGGACGCGGGCTACGCCATTCTGGTCATGATTGCCGTCACCCTTCTTTTATGGATTATTTTGAAATACACCCGCCTTGGTTTTGAATTACGTGCCGTGGGCTACAACTACTATGCTGCCGAATTTGCAGCCATGCCCGTCAAACGGAATGCGCTTCTTTCCATGTTTATCTCGGGCGGCACGGCTGCTTTGGGCGGTGCCATGCTGGTCATGTCAACTTCCTATTTCATCACCATGCTGGGAGCGACGGAAGGCTACGGCTGGGATGGGATTTCGGTTGCCCTGATCGCGGGCAATCACCCGATCGGCTGTATCTTCGCCGCCCTTCTCTATTCGGCGCTGAAGCTGGGCGGGACCGAAATCCAATCCCGGCTGGGCGCACCGACAGAAATCATCAACATCATGATCGGCGCCCTGGTGCTCAGTATTGCTTTTGCCCCGGCCCTGCCCAGGCTGGCGGAACGCCTGGAAAGAAAGGAGTAA